From Miscanthus floridulus cultivar M001 chromosome 15, ASM1932011v1, whole genome shotgun sequence, the proteins below share one genomic window:
- the LOC136509378 gene encoding MYB transcription factor 69-like: MGRPPCCDKVGIKKGPWTPEEDIILVSYIQEHGPGNWRSVPINTGLMRCSKSCRLRWTNYLRPGIRRGNFTPHEEGVIVHLQSLLGNRWAAIASYLPQRTDNDIKNYWNTHLKKKLQKQQAIGAIFAPSPPSEPSIIPVAVPTAAAGHADCHHDDMTLSKDSYARPASSTPAPADEVTQFIGQCSPPFAATNGDTFSSPYASSMDNISKLLNGFMKSSQTQDDAATNIKPSSVIDINPFDHKSGGALPPISDDVPLLMPPPQQQQALTGHGDYHKPKLQQLSSIEKWLFDEAPEQMEISDSYCSVPSMLL; the protein is encoded by the coding sequence ATGGGAAGGCCGCCGTGCTGCGACAAGGTGGGGATCAAGAAGGGGCCATGGACCCCGGAGGAGGACATCATCCTGGTGTCCTACATCCAGGAGCACGGCCCCGGCAACTGGCGCTCCGTGCCCATCAACACCGGCCTCATGCGCTGCAGCAAGAGCTGCCGCCTCCGCTGGACCAACTACCTCCGCCCCGGCATTCGGCGAGGCAACTTCACCCCCCACGAGGAAGGCGTCATCGTCCACCTCCAGTCCTTGCTGGGCAACAGGTGGGCCGCCATTGCTTCTTACCTCCCGCAGAGAACAGACAACGACATCAAGAACTATTGGAACACCCACCTCAAGAAGAAGCTCCAGAAGCAGCAAGCCATCGGCGCCATCTTCGCGCCAAGTCCGCCCTCCGAACCTTCCATCATACCGGTGGCGGTACCCACTGCCGCCGCCGGCCATGCTGATTGCCATCATGATGACATGACCCTCTCCAAGGACAGCTACGCGCGCCCAGCCAGCAGCACACCAGCTCCAGCTGATGAGGTCACCCAATTCATCGGCCAGTGCTCGCCGCCGTTCGCTGCCACCAACGGTGACACCTTCTCGTCGCCGTACGCCTCCAGCATGGACAACATATCCAAGCTGCTCAACGGCTTCATGAAGAGCTCCCAGACGCAGGATGACGCTGCTACCAATATCAAGCCCTCCTCGGTCATCGACATCAACCCTTTCGATCACAAGTCCGGCGGTGCACTACCACCCATCTCCGACGACGTGCCACTGCtgatgccgccgccgcagcaacaGCAGGCGTTGACGGGACACGGCGATTACCACAAGCCCAAGCTGCAGCAGCTGTCCTCCATAGAGAAGTGGTTGTTCGACGAGGCCCCCGAGCAGATGGAGATCTCCGACAGCTATTGCTCAGTTCCCAGCATGCTGCTTTAG
- the LOC136506953 gene encoding uncharacterized mitochondrial protein AtMg00810-like gives MAAHFRMSDLGALTYYLDIEVRQGKEALTLGQSAYASKLLERSGMVECKSCVTPMEERLKPTKASTASKAVVKRVLRYVKWMVDQGIIFPKTSGSRLQFTVFNDADMVEDIDERRSTSSVLVFLG, from the exons ATGgcggctcattttcgaatgagcgatctcggcgcgctcacctactacctcgacattgaggtgagacaggggaaggaggcgctcaccctcggtcagagcgcgtacgcctcaaagctgttggagcggagcggcatggttgAGTGCAAgtcgtgcgtgactccgatggaggagcggctgaagccgacgaaggccagtaccgcgtcgaag GCCGTGGTGAAGCGggtgctgcgctacgtcaagtggatggtggatcaggggatcatcttccccaagaccaGCGGAAGTAGGCTGCAGTTCACTGTATTCAACGATGCAGACATGGTGGAAGACATCGACGAacggcggagcacctctagcgtgctcgtcttcctcgggtag
- the LOC136509561 gene encoding MYB transcription factor 69-like, whose amino-acid sequence MGRAPCCDKVGIKKGPWTPEEDIILVSYIQEHGPGNWRSVPINTGLVRCSKSCRKYGCRLRWTNYLRPGIRRGNFTPHEEGIIVHLQSLLGNRWATIASYLPQRTDNDIKNYWNTHLKKKLQKQQAIGAIFAPRPPSEPSIIPVAVPTAAAGHADCHHGDMTLSKDSYARPASSTPAPADEVTQFIGQCSPPFAATNGDTFSSPYASSMDNISKLLNGFMKSSQTQDDAATNIKPSSVIDINPFDHKSGGALPPISNDVPLLMPPQQQQQALTGHGDYHKPKLQHLSSIEKWLFNEAPEQMEISDGYCSVPSMLL is encoded by the exons ATGGGCAGGGCGCCGTGCTGCGACAAGGTGGGGATCAAGAAGGGGCCATGGACGCCGGAGGAGGACATCATCCTGGTGTCCTACATCCAGGAGCACGGCCCCGGCAACTGGCGCTCCGTGCCCATCAACACTGGCCTCGTGCGCTGCAGCAAGAGCTGTCGGAAATAT GGCTGCCGCCTCCGCTGGACCAACTACCTCCGCCCCGGCATCCGGCGCGGCAACTTCACCCCCCACGAGGAAGGCATCATCGTCCACCTCCAGTCCTTGCTGGGCAACAGGTGGGCCACCATTGCTTCTTACCTACCGCAGAGAACCGACAACGACATCAAGAACTATTGGAACACCCACCTCAAGAAGAAGCTCCAGAAGCAGCAAGCCATCGGCGCCATCTTCGCGCCACGTCCGCCCTCCGAACCTTCCATCATACCGGTGGCGGTACCCACTGCCGCCGCCGGCCATGCCGATTGCCATCATGGTGACATGACCCTCTCCAAGGACAGCTACGCGCGCCCAGCCAGCAGCACACCAGCTCCAGCTGATGAGGTCACCCAATTCATCGGCCAGTGCTCGCCGCCGTTCGCTGCCACCAACGGTGACACCTTCTCGTCGCCGTACGCCTCCAGCATGGACAACATATCCAAGCTGCTCAACGGCTTCATGAAGAGCTCCCAGACGCAGGATGACGCTGCTACCAATATCAAGCCCTCCTCGGTCATCGACATCAACCCTTTCGATCACAAGTCCGGCGGTGCACTACCACCCATCTCTAACGACGTGCCACTGCTGatgccgccgcagcagcagcagcaggcgttgACGGGACACGGCGATTACCACAAGCCCAAGCTGCAGCACCTGTCCTCCATAGAGAAGTGGTTGTTCAACGAGGCCCCCGAGCAGATGGAGATCTCCGACGGCTATTGCTCAGTTCCCAGCATGCTGCTTTAG